The Amblyomma americanum isolate KBUSLIRL-KWMA chromosome 2, ASM5285725v1, whole genome shotgun sequence genome contains the following window.
GCGCGGTTTGTTTCTGCACACTTCCTGCCCACCATGGTCCCCCTACTCGCGGCTGCTGGTGACGTGTCACTAGACAAGCTTTCCGAAGACAGTATGACTAATCACATACAccaattctggacagaagcagTCTTGAGCGGGGAAccgtttatgaacgaaatttttcatgtattgtaagatcttactaaaacaatcaatataagcgcagatcactcgacggcagtcttgtatttttttctgttcacgtttttgctatcgtcaaaagtgtccCCCTATTGGCTCTCTAAGGCAGTCCTAACAGTTCCATGCGATCGATTAAAACACTGTAAAATagagattttgctgcatatcactGTAATGAACCATTACAttgaatatttccataacagtgtcttacaagtTGTCAACTTTCGAAAATTTTGCGCGAGAAAACTGCACATGAAAGCCCGACATCAGACAGCGCTATCTTGTGTGCTTCTTTCTCTGGTTCTTGTGTGTTTTCACCTGTTCTACCGTGTTCTACGTTCCTCAGCTAGCCCCCTTAGCTACTCTGGTAAGGTTTTCCGATCGCGCTGGCCGGTATGCGAGCTACTAGCGGTCTCCCAGCCATAGCGCAGCTAGCGCATGCGCAATGCATTATATCGGCATTCATGCAACAACTTTCCAGCGCTAAGCTTTCGAAACTTTGAATGGGGTACTGCACAGGTTACGAAAGTTTGGAGCGGTATACATACTCTCGGGGTATTTATACTTCAATTTGACATCTATATACAGCCCGCTTCTATCTTCAGCAGCGTCCGAGTTGGGCGCGCACTGCGCTCAGCGCACCAGCAGTCACAAGAACAAATTGATGAGGCAAGTGTTACGCAGAAAATGAAAGTTGAATTTCAGCATGGGAGGAAATTCTCCGTTATTGAGGTGGAAAGCCTTTTGCTGCTAAAGAATACAAAGCCATGCGGCAAAGCGAATGAGCCAGGAAAGGTGCTTTCCGCGCATACCCGAAGAGCAATTACAGCGCACGGGCAAGCAACTAAGGAGGCGGCGTGACAGCTCTGCACCACCATTCAAGTGAACGACGCCCGCTGTTCCCTCCGTTTCGCAAATGTCATTCTCGCCGAGTGGCCCCGTCATGTCAAGTACAGCTAGTGAGTGCGGCCCACAATTAGTAGCCCCTTGTCATTCAGGCTGGGTACAGGATGGGAAACAAAAGACCCTTTCATAGATGTGGGGCGTTTATTTCGTGCAGTACTGGGATTCTTTCCGGGCAATCACCCCAGCGAAGGGTGAAGTTCTCGAGACGCTCTTGCCAAACCGACAGCGAGGATGGATTCTTTTCTCGCGCTGGCTCAGCGCACAGCCTACGCAGTGGACCCACGCATTCATTCCTACCAGTGTTGTCCGCCCCTCCCCACCAGAAGAGGCACCAGACAGTACAGGtgtgtgcgtggggggggggggagagcagaCGCCTGAGACCTAAATAGCGACAACCGGATTAGGATTATACTTCCCGACATTGACTCCCTAGTCGTAGGTGAGAGTGGGGCAAAAAGTGGTATGGGGCAAAGCGCGACACTTTGTCATTTGGACCCCTCTAATTTTTAAATGTGCTATCATATGGACTTCATATTTTGGGGGTATGAGCCGCCATGTATGCACAACAAAAAGCTGTAACTTTGCCATATTGacgttttttgaggggagaaaaACTTCTAAATTTAGCATGCGTGAGCAGGAAAGCGTTCAAAACTGCATGAAAATCTGCGAGCCAAATTATTCAGGCGTCTATAGATTTGGGGACCACTCAGCAATTTTTACCAGGGAGATGGTGAATTCTTGAGTACTTCTTTTGTAGTGTATTTCTTTGGTGCTAAAATCAGTACAATAAAACTCCCTTTTGCCGAATTCCTAAGAAGCACTCCTTCTCTTCCTGGCGCCACACTACACACCACCAATTCCAGCCGGGACCTCCGGGCTTCAACATAAAAACGAGGCTTTGCTTGGATTTCGCATCTAACTCTGCTTACCAGCTGTCGGATAGCAAAGGTAACAAGGTGCTGTATCTGCGGGTGAGtgtttggtttttggtttccATCCTCCAGACCGCAGGAAGGCAACTAAGAAAAAGTGATGTAGTGTTGCGTCGGGGGCAGATATGTTTTGGCAAACAAGCAATTTACGTAGCATTCACAAAGCGCTACCGAGATGAACGCAGAGGGCTTGGAATAGTATAAATCAGCAGATGAATAATCGGATTTTGCTCCTTGAGCAACATTATCAATGACGAGGCATAAGCTTTTATGGAACCCCGAATTTACACAGACCTATGTCATTTTGTACTTCAAAATGTCATTACAAGATGATTTTCGCATTTCGTCTATATGAAACACCTGTAGCCACAGCGCAGTTTCTATAGAGCCAAAACCGCATAGCCCCCACCGCCTGTCACTTTTATCACTACTGGAAAGTCTTAGTACGCCGTATGAGTTGTAAGTCATGATCGCCATTCGTTGCGCCAAGAGGCGGCCCAGAACAGAGAAAAGGAATGACAGGGTTTGGGGTCCGGCAATAACGAAGACAGGGAAGCACGTGTGCGTCTCACGCACCAGAACTATCGACTTTCCGTTTGAGTGTTTACTTTGTCTTCTGCATGAGCGCATGCAGTATATAGTTAGGCTCATTTGCTACTGCACGcgatttataaaaaaaatgcctTCGCTGCTTTCCTTGTCTTCGTGTGGTTTTTGCCCCTTTTCTGTTTGCCATGCAGCGAAACGCCTGTTGACACACTGCGTTGCAGCCACTGTCTTGGTGGGTTGAATTCAAAATCAATAAGAAAAAATTCCATGTGAAACGGATGTGGGAAGAAGTTGCTGGAACATCCGCAACTGCATCACGTGGACAGTAACGAAGTGCTCATTTTTACTGCTATACCACTTAGTGCCCAGAAACAGGGCATTAAAAGCGGCCAGGCGTTGTAACGCCCACGCGGTAGAGACTAGCCCGCAGCGAGGCGAGATGGCGGAATCCAGAAAGCCGATAGCACGCTTCAAAGCCCGGCATGCCGAAAAGTTGAGGTTTATCCGCCATCAAGCTAGACTCATTAGCTCACACTTTTCTTGTGCTTCGAGCACTCTTTCGTGAGGCTGGTGCAGAATACCGAGTTCCCATTTCAAAGAGTGGCGAAGCACTTACCTACGCATGAATTCAATTACGCTAGCATATAGGCCAGAGGATGCTGCTTTGGCTGTTGGAAGAGAGCAGCGTCAGCACATCACGTTGAAATTCAGCAGCACTTGGTGACGGCATTTCGTTAAATTACATTTGGCAGAACCTGGACACCGGATTGTGCTTGCACCGTCCCCCTGCTGTTACGTACCCGAAGTCTATCCCAGGAATGTAGAAATAAACAAATTCGGATATCTCTAAAACAAGCACTCCGTTCCTGTCGTCTTCtcgttcgcgttttttttttttgcgagtacCTTTGGTTAAGCATGTATGACCGACTCGCGCAACAACAAGCACTCTTGAAACAGCGTCCCCATTACAGCGACCTCGAGTGAGCGAGAGGCTAAGAGAAATTATTGAACACCCCTGACAATAATATAAAAAACATTATAGTTAACGATGCGCTACAGGAAGAAgtactgttctttctttttttgcttggcCGCTGCGCAACTGCGTCCCTGTTAGTGGCCACGGGAAATAGAAAGCCGTTCGTACCAAGCTTAACACGCCCATAGCCACGAGTCCTGATGAGCATCATCGTTAACCTTACGTTTTGCGTTACCACGCTGCAGCCAGGCAGCAGGCACGTGATGAATATGTTACAACCACCGTAGGCTTAAACTACAGGGAGCCGGGAAGCAAATTTAAGAGATGCACTTCGATGAACGGCGAAACGAAGATCTGCCATGTGAGAAGACGCAAGGAGACTCAGCGTCTACGACTACGTCAGGCATGTGGCCGAACTATACCGCGACATGGCTGAATTATGAATGCACGCCTAGAGCCACTACCACTACGCTGACAAAACCGCCATTCGGCTCCGAAGCCGATATGCAATGGTAGGACGAGAACAAGTTGTTCTCAAAACGACTGCAGACAACCGACAATTAACTGCCTAATCTGCATCGAAATAGATAATCTGAAAGTAATTAATCGGGCATATAAGTCAGGCGGCATAGGAAACCTCGCGATGCGTATTCCTGAAGGCCACCTCATTACTCCGTCAGCGAGATTTACGGCAGGATTCTGGTTAGAGGTCGTGCTTATTCTGTGGCCTCTGTAGTTGCATAGAAAGTGCTCCTGGGCCTTCATATCGTGCATGCATTTCAGTGTATAAACAGGAATCGCTGGCTGCGAATCAATCGCGAGGTCCTAGGCCCAGCTCCACAATGAAAATGACACACTACTGACGGCACTCGCAAAAGTCGTGAGTCCTTTGTCCCAATCCTCTATTATCATCACCGTAGCATTCGAGACTGGCGGAATAGTTGGCCGTGCTGCAGAATGTACAGCTGGTATCACAGATGTCATCGCCAGTGTAAGTAACGCGGATAACCATAAGTTGTTATTGAGAAATCTGAGCCGAGAAGATAGACACCTGAACAAATTAAGGCGCAACAGTTCCGTGCCTGAATGAGATCGCCGAGGTCACCAGAGCATTTGCCGCCTGAGATCCGTCCACAGCATCTGAATATTAAGAAGCCCACAAGCCAACTGTAAGCAATAACCTAGTAGAAACACCAGCTCGTAAGCCTCCGAAGAATTTCTCCCAGCTGCTGTTGAAATCACGTCGGACAAACGGGGAGGTGCGCCGACGACATGTTACGCGAACATGCAACGTTCTTAGAATCTAGGGTTGGCTTCCATCTCCCCTTGTAAAAATTGCAAAGGCGGCAAAAATCACAGCAGGTCTGACATAAGCGCTGCAAGGACTTTTGGCAGCCCTAGACTGATTCTTTCCAGGTATATTTTTGAAACATGCAAAATGATATCAACGGAGACTGACTTTCAGATAGTAGTCATGCGCGAATAGTGAACTTTCAGTTCGAAGCGAATACAAACTAAATTGTTACTTTGTCGAAAAGTTTCGAAGATAATATTTTCGAGGTCATTCATTAGAAATCTGCAGCATACGCGGAAAGACGGGAGAAACACTAAGgcaactgaaataaaaaataaaacaaaataatgaataTGGTCTCAATCTTGCGTCAGAAATGTTCAGTCGGTAGCGAGTGAAACTGCACAAATGATCACAGTGTCAAGCTCATACACTGCGATCCTATACTTGGTGCTGATATTAAACATAAAAGTAAGTGACAGATTATTCGAACGATCAAAATTCGTACCCGATTCAAACTCCAGTTTTGCGCTGCGCGATTCATGCATCCCACAGAATTTAGTGTACAACCATGGATGAAATTTCTGATGGCGCAGTCCCTCCGCCTTCATTCGCGCGGTATTCTGTCACGTGAGCTCACTGGCACGCGTCATCGCGCGTTCGTACGACTGCCGGAGGAGGTTATGGCTTGAGTCGTCCGTTACGCGGAAGTCGAAAGATGTCAGCGAAGGCACCGCGCGCGCGCTGAAATTGGAACACCGCACTCGCCACGCCGTCGTATACCAGTCACAGGAAGTGGCACCCGGGATTTCTCTGATGGGTCCTTGCGCTGACCAATCTAGCAAGTTGTTGCGCTGCGCTGCTCCAGACGGAGGCGCGTCGTTGCCATGAGCCAACACCAGGCGAAAGGAGATTCGAGCATGCACTCCTTCACCGCCAGATGTGCCGCTGCGCAGATGTTGGAAGGAGGAAGGGGAAAAAACCTTATTTGAGGCCGGCACTAAGACCCGGTGTAGAAGTGCGCTTGCTGCGCCAACGTGCACCTACGCCTTTAGGAACCACATTTGAGGATTGTACTGAGGCGAGTACATTCGCCTAAACGCGCGAAACGGTAGCAGAGGAACGCGAGTGCTACGTACCCCGACGCCAAGATTGTGAGCGCAAAAAAATGATTGTGCTCTTTGTAACCAAGACAGCGCATCCACGTAAAAACACTTCGCGATGCCAGCTTTCTCATCGCGAAATCTTTACTACCCAAGCAGCaaaggtcatcggcccaatatagcaacaggatggtcccatcctggtccctTGAAGGGCCGACCTTTGCCAATACGGTatcaatgttgggccaattacctgtgctgcttgggtaggcGGTTCAACACTCGTCTAATTTCGACTATGGAATGGTGTAAACTGTAATGTACTGCCGGCTTCGATATTGGTATCCCGCGACACCGCAAATGGGAAACCTAGCGCCGACGTACTGCGTGCCTCGGGCATGCTGGTCGTTCTGCATTCTTATCTTCCTCGTGAACCTTCGGTGTTTTGGGGCCTTTCGCATCTGGGCTTTGTTCCATCGCGTGCAGTCGGTGGTGACTCTCCCGACCCGTCCAGACGTCGAAGGCTGCGTTTCTGGACGCGGTCCCGTCGTGATATGCGCGACGCGTGTCGACATTCACAACAGTACGATCGCTCTGAGGTATTGGTGCGTACATAAGGGCAAGGACTCCTTCTTCCAGCAGTTGATTCCTGAATTTTATAACCTCAAACTACTTcaaattttttctagtttttggaATATTGCTATTAAGTTCGAATTTCGAATCAAATATTGAATCGATGATCGCAACGTTCCAGTATTCGCATAGTTCTAGAGAATAAATACACCATTAGTTTTCGCATATGCGAGAAAAGTGACGTTAACAGGCATTTCTAATAGGTCGCCGAACTGTGTTCTTTACCGCTGCTTCCTTGTACACTCCTCCCTTTGCCGGTACGGGCTCCCTGCATTTCTTTCTCGCTTTTTCTAACTGCTGCGCTCTTCGCCTcctcttttcctctctctctctctctctctggctcaTCGGGCTTTAATCCTCATCCCTTcacagagcctccctctccccgTGGCCGCACCCTTCGTCTCTTCTCTACCTTTTTACCCGGGTTTCAATGCGGCatcgacggccgcgtttcgatgaaggcggaacgcacggcgcacgtgtgctgtgcgatgttagcgcacgtaaacaatccccaggcggtcgaagttattccagagccctccactacggcacaccacTCTCTCTTCTATACCCTCCCTTCCCTCGCGGTGCAGTTCAGACGGCCACGAAAagttgagacagttactgcgtctatCATTTCCTATTAAGCAATGCTTTTCCCTCCCGTCTCCCTTTATTTTACTTTGCCTCTAATTACAAAGATAAAAGAACTACAAAAGTATGATAGAGGGAACCTGGACCGGCCAGGCTTTGCCAGGCTTAAAGCGATCAAGCTGTTTCATCTTTCAATCTATATGGCAAGTTACTAACGCAGAAAAAATCAGCTACGTTGTGCCTCAGCTGTATATTCCCGCGCGGCTTCCTCTTCACGGCGGTGATTCCCACGTATCCATGTTGCCTTTATTGCTGCTAGCCTATTTCGCGAACTCGGGCTAGAAACGATGCTAGGAAATTTTGTTAGCACGTATCCAACCCGCACGCAAAGCTGTGCCCCGATAGCCACTTACGACAGAGATTGAATGGCAAAACGGCATGTGTGCGCTAATTCGCTTGCCCAGACTGCAAGCCCTCGCGGACTAAGGGTAATCCATTGctgtttttgtttaaaaaatactgCGTTCGTAGAAAAGGCGGGGGTGCATGGTGCACCTTATTCAGGAGGGTACACTGCGAATGACTAAAACGCTTACTTTAATTTCTTCCAGTGTTCCCATGTTCTCTCCGCTTTTGCCCCGCCCTATATACAGACCTCAGAGTTTGTAGCGTACCTCGGATCGCACTCAGCGTCAGGCCGCAACTCGCTGTGCGTGCGGCACCCGTCCGCCAAGAAGTACGCGCCAGGTCGCACAGTGTGTCTAGCGCAATTAACGAACATTTCCAAACTCTACCCTGCCCGTCCTGATTTTGCCCTGTTCAGCTTCTATAGGATTTGGCGACCGAGCATAGAACATGCACTCCTTCCGGCATGAATGCCACCAACAATTCCGGCTTTCATACCCTTGCCAACGTGCATGATGCCTTGCCCAGCTGTGCTGTGTTGGCAGCGTTCCGGCTCGACAGCCTGCCTCCATTTTGATCCAAGAGCCCCAGCGCCTTCTGTTTCCGGCACATTACCAGCCGGGAGACCAAGCTCCTCCGCATTCTGTTTTCCCTGCATGCCTCCTGATGCAGCCCAGGCAGAACACGTCCACCTCTTCAAAATATTGAAGGCGGCTATCATTGCCCCGCAAGATTGAGTCCGAGCGCAGCCGGTTCCAGCTGCTTCTCATAGCTGCAGAGCTCGAGCCAGTCCAGTCCCGAATAGCGAACTACTGCGCGGTTTGTTTCTGCACACTTCCTGCCCACCATGGTCCCCCTACTCGCGGCTGCTGGTGACGTGTCACTAGACAAGCTTTCCGAAGACAGTATGACTAATCACATACAccaattctggacagaagcagTCTTGAGCGGGGAAccgtttatgaacgaaatttttcatgtattgtaagatcttactaaaacaatcaatataagcgcagatcactcgacggcagtcttgtatttttttctgttcacgtttttgctatcgtcaaaagtgtccCCCTATTGGCTCTCTAAGGCAGTCCTAACAGTTCCATGCGATCGATTAAAACACTGTAAAATagagattttgctgcatatcactGTAATGAACCATTACAttgaatatttccataacagtgtcttacaagtTGTCAACTTTCGAAAATTTTGCGCGAGAAAACTGCACATGAAAGCCCGACATCAGACAGCGCTATCTTGTGTGCTTCTTTCTCTGGTTCTTGTGTGTTTTCACCTGTTCTACCGTGTTCTACGTTCCTCAGCTAGCCCCCTTAGCTACTCTGGTAAGGTTTTCCGATCGCGCTGGCCGGTATGCGAGCTACTAGCGGTCTCCCAGCCATAGCGCAGCTAGCGCATGCGCAATGCATTATATCGGCATTCATGCAACAACTTTCCAGCGCTAAGCTTTCGAAACTTTGAATGGGGTACTGCACAGGTTACGAAAGTTTGGAGCGGTATACATACTCTCGGGGTATTTATACTTCAATTTGACATCTATATACAGCCCGCTTCTATCTTCAGCAGCGTCCGAGTTGGGCGCGCACTGCGCTCAGCGCACCAGCAGTCACAAGAACAAATTGATGAGGCAAGTGTTACGCAGAAAATGAAAGTTGAATTTCAGCATGGGAGGAAATTCTCCGTTATTGAGGTGGAAAGCCTTTTGCTGCTAAAGAATACAAAGCCATGCGGCAAAGCGAATGAGCCAGGAAAGGTGCTTTCCGCGCATACCCGAAGAGCAATTACAGCGCACGGGCAAGCAACTAAGGAGGCGGCGTGACAGCTCTGCACCACCATTCAAGTGAACGACGCCCGCTGTTCCCTCCGTTTCGCAAATGTCATTCTCGCCGAGTGGCCCCGTCATGTCAAGTACAGCTAGTGAGTGCGGCCCACAATTAGTAGCCCCTTGTCATTCAGGCTGGGTACAGGATGGGAAACAAAAGACCCTTTCATAGATGTGGGGCGTTTATTTCGTGCAGTACTGGGATTCTTTCCGGGCAATCACCCCAGCGAAGGGTGAAGTTCTCGAGACGCTCTTGCCAAACCGACAGCGAGGATGGATTCTTTTCTCGCGCTGGCTCAGCGCACAGCCTACGCAGTGGACCCACGCATTCATTCCTACCAGTGTTGTCCGCCCCTCCCCACCAGAAGAGGCACCAGACAGTACAGGtgtgtgcgtgggggggggggggggagagcagaCGCCTGAGACCTAAATAGCGACAACCGGATTAGGATTATACTTCCCGACATTGACTCCCTAGTCGTAGGTGAGAGTGGGGCAAAAAGTGGTATGGGGCAAAGCGCGACACTTTGTCATTTGGACCCCTCTAATTTTTAAATGTGCTATCATATGGACTTCATATTTTGGGGGTATGAGCCGCCATGTATGCACAACAAAAAGCTGTAACTTTGCCATATTGacgttttttgaggggagaaaaACTTCTAAATTTAGCATGCGTGAGCAGGAAAGCGTTCAAAACTGCATGAAAATCTGCGAGCCAAATTATTCAGGCGTCTATAGATTTGGGGACCACTCAGCAATTTTTACCAGGGAGATGGTGAATTCTTGAGTACTTCTTTTGTAGTGTATTTCTTTGGTGCTAAAATCAGTACAATAAAACTCCCTTTTGCCGAATTCCTAAGAAGCACTCCTTCTCTTCCTGGCGCCACACTACACACCACCAATTCCAGCCGGGACCTCCGGGCTTCAACATAAAAACGAGGCTTTGCTTGGATTTCGCATCTAACTCTGCTTACCAGCTGTCGGATAGCAAAGGTAACAAGGTGCTGTATCTGCGGGTGAGtgtttggtttttggtttccATCCTCCAGACTACGAATTCTGGGTTAGTGATTTCAACTGCTGCCTCATCAGGTGTTTCTCTATCTGTAGAACAAAGGGGGTTGTATAGAAACAGAATGAGTGAGCAAGGCCAACATAAAATCCAGCTACCGAGAACCTGAGGAGAACTTCGAGGGCAAGGCTGTTCTTTTTCGGTGAGATGGGTGTGAATGTAGAGCAAACAGTGACTGAGCTAGATACAAAGAGTGGAAAATAGTGAAACCAAGCAAGACAAAGATTTAGAAACTCTTTGGGAATTGACTAAAAAAACGGCATAAGAGAGCATGAACGAAAAAGGTACCGGAAAAGTACAGAAAACAGGAGGACAGGAAAACAAAGAGACGGAAAGGCTAGAGAGAGATATAGCAAAAGGAAATACAGCTCGGGGCTGATAATGCGGGACTTGCTGTCCTGGATTTGCGCAACAGAACTCCAGTtggaaaaaaaacaagagaatagATCGCCATGGCAAAGTAGGAGAAAAAGAAAGTTCGCCACTCTGCAACAACGAGGAAGCGCCGCACCTGAGAAAGCATCAACCTTTTCTGAAGGAAATATAGGCGCACCTGTTTAGAAGTGTGGTATACtgatagcgcatgttttaaactgcattttcatgtatcgcttatcagccacgcaagcagtcgtcggcagatcacatgttcatcggcctataaaaaggcactgtctcaataaacgtttgttcagttccagcctggcgtccgtctgatatacaacagttggcgacgaggcaGCGACGGCGATGGCCGTCGGCAGGATCGGCGAGTATCGTCTCGGCACGAACGCGTCATGGGACGAATACGTCGAGCGCCTGGAAATGTTCTGCGAAGCGAACCAGATaacgaaagaagagcagaaaagagcaGTCCTGTTGAGCAGCTGCGGCGAAGAAGTGTACGGGCTCATCGTAACTTTGGTGAAGCCAGAAAGACCGACAGCAGCAACCTACGAAGAAATCAAGACTGCCGTTCGCAAGCACCTGCATCCAAAGCCTTCGGAGCTGTATGCAAGGTTTTTGTTCTACAGGCGAAACCAGGCTGCCGAGGAATCGGTTGCGGACTACGTCACGGCGCTTCGGAAGCTAGCCGAAGACTGCGGTTTTGGCAGCGCCCAACTCCCGTTGGACGTCATGATGCGGGATCGTTTCGTATGCGGACTCCGGAACGAAGGGGTTCAACAGCGACTTCTCGCAGAACACAGCCTTACGTTTAAGGTTGCGTATGACTTGGCTACAACTGCAGAAGCAACCGCTAAGCAACAGCGAGACATACGCAAACACGGTCGATACGAGACGGACCGCCAGGAAATGGTACAAGCAACCCGTGCGAAGCAAGACACCCCAGCGGAGGGGTCCAGCTGTTACCGGTGCAACGGTAAGCACGCTCCACATTTGTGCCGTTTTAGAAAGGCGACATGCTTCAACTGCAAAAGGGTTGGACATATAGCTAAGGCTTGTCGGTCGAAAGACGACAGTAGAACTGCTCGGAAGACAGCGtatgagcaaaagaagaaaggagataaGAGCAAGGGCGTGTACGAAATGAGTGCGTTGTTTTCCCTGTGCGAGGTGAATGAGCAAGAACAGAAGTTCATGGTTCAAGTAACGATTGAagggcaagaagttccgatggagGTTGATTCTGGCGCATCGTGCTCAATTGTGAGTGAAGATACGTTCAGGGTTGTTGAAAGGAATCACGGTAAAATACCACTGCAAGATTCTGGAACAACTATCGTAACCTGGTCAAAGGAGGCGTTACCCGTGCTGGGTCAAGCAAGTGTCTTGGTGGAATTCAAAGGCAGGAAGGCAAAGCTACCTTTGCTCGTAGTACAGAAGCAAGGCAACAGCCTGATTGGGAGAAACTGGTTTAACCCGTTAGGTATTGGCTTGCGGGGTATACAGCAAGTAAACGTGGAGGACGTGCCTTCGCGATTTCCCGAGGTGTTTCGCAGAGACCTTCCTGGCTTCAACGGACCGCCAGTTCACATCGAACTGAAAGATGACGCCGAACCGGTGTTCCTCAAAAGTCGACCAGTTCCATTGGCCCTCAAGGACGA
Protein-coding sequences here:
- the LOC144120205 gene encoding uncharacterized protein LOC144120205, translated to MAVGRIGEYRLGTNASWDEYVERLEMFCEANQITKEEQKRAVLLSSCGEEVYGLIVTLVKPERPTAATYEEIKTAVRKHLHPKPSELYARFLFYRRNQAAEESVADYVTALRKLAEDCGFGSAQLPLDVMMRDRFVCGLRNEGVQQRLLAEHSLTFKVAYDLATTAEATAKQQRDIRKHGRYETDRQEMVQATRAKQDTPAEGSSCYRCNGKHAPHLCRFRKATCFNCKRVGHIAKACRSKDDSRTARKTAYEQKKKGDKSKGVYEMSALFSLCEVNEQEQKFMVQVTIEGQEVPMEVDSGASCSIVSEDTFRVVERNHGKIPLQDSGTTIVTWSKEALPVLGQASVLVEFKGRKAKLPLLVVQKQGNSLIGRNWFNPLGIGLRGIQQVNVEDVPSRFPEVFRRDLPGFNGPPVHIELKDDAEPVFLKSRPVPLALKDDVANEVDRLVQQGVWEPVSYSNWATPLVVRTVAGTNVGGPSVEDSGGFCRPPGVEEDRCLVVEACADENFSLVLVGLGEVQVQKAVLNAADSKGLDESKSVLFRHALSSPRYCGGSCE